From the genome of Deltaproteobacteria bacterium:
TGAAATCTTTGGTATGAAAGTATATATCAAGAACAAGAAAGGAGAGCTTATTACCCAACCCCATGATTAGATTTCTGGATGACAAGATGATACCTATTTCGGTTAGATTTTTACATGACTTGACAGGGTAGCTGCATCAGTGCGAAAGAAAAAAAGGCCGTATTGAAAAAATTGCCGCAATGTGTTAACATATATAAAAATGGATGAGATATTTGATCTTTTTACGACCTATCTTAGTGTAGAAAAAAACGCATCTGAAAATACCATAGAAGCGTACATAAGGGATCTGAAAGAGTTCTTCTCTTTCCTTGAATCACTGAATCCATCAAAAACTTTTAAAGATGTGAGTATTAGCGAGATCAGAGGATTTATTACCAAGCTTTTAAAAAAAAATAAAAAAAGCTCTGTAGGCAGAAAGCTTGCAACTTTAAAAACATTTTATAAATTCTTATTAAGAGAGCACATAGTAGATATGAATCCTGCAGAACTTATTTCAACGCCTAAAAAAGATAAAATGCTGCCAGGGTTCTTGAATATTGATGAGATGTTTGATCTTTTAACGCTGCAGGATACGGACCGATTTCCAGGATTGCGGGACAGAGCCATGCTTGAGCTGTTTTATGCAAGCGGACTGCGTGTTTCAGAACTCGTAGGACTGGATATTAAAAATATTGATATTAATATAAGGTATGTAAAGGTATTGGGTAAAGGCAGAAAGGAACGAGTTGTTCCGATCAATCAAAAGACCGCTGATGTATTGACCCGTTATATTGAAGCAAGAAGAGATT
Proteins encoded in this window:
- the xerC gene encoding tyrosine recombinase XerC, coding for MDEIFDLFTTYLSVEKNASENTIEAYIRDLKEFFSFLESLNPSKTFKDVSISEIRGFITKLLKKNKKSSVGRKLATLKTFYKFLLREHIVDMNPAELISTPKKDKMLPGFLNIDEMFDLLTLQDTDRFPGLRDRAMLELFYASGLRVSELVGLDIKNIDINIRYVKVLGKGRKERVVPINQKTADVLTRYIEARRDFLSRKRNIKNEGEPLFINRNGKRITRRGVGLIVKRYILLAGINKNISPHSLRHTFATHLLDSGADLRMIQELLGHSTISTTQMYTHTSMDKLLKVYDDAHPRAHKK